The following proteins are co-located in the Pan troglodytes isolate AG18354 chromosome 5, NHGRI_mPanTro3-v2.0_pri, whole genome shotgun sequence genome:
- the H2BC11 gene encoding histone H2B type 1-J, producing the protein MPEPAKSAPAPKKGSKKAVTKAQKKDGKKRKRSRKESYSIYVYKVLKQVHPDTGISSKAMGIMNSFVNDIFERIAGEASRLAHYNKRSTITSREIQTAVRLLLPGELAKHAVSEGTKAVTKYTSAK; encoded by the coding sequence ATGCCAGAGCCAGCGAAGTCTGCTCCCGCCCCGAAAAAGGGCTCCAAGAAGGCGGTGACTAAGGCGCAGAAGAAAGACGGCAAGAAGCGCAAGCGCAGCCGCAAGGAGAGCTATTCCATCTACGTGTACAAGGTTCTGAAGCAGGTCCACCCTGACACCGGCATTTCGTCCAAGGCCATGGGCATCATGAATTCGTTTGTGAACGACATTTTCGAGCGCATCGCAGGTGAGGCTTCCCGCCTGGCGCATTACAACAAGCGCTCGACCATCACCTCCAGGGAGATCCAGACGGCCGTGCGCCTGCTGCTGCCCGGGGAGTTGGCCAAGCACGCCGTGTCCGAGGGCACCAAGGCCGTCACCAAGTACACCAGCGCTAAGTAA
- the H2AC11 gene encoding histone H2A type 1, whose translation MSGRGKQGGKARAKAKTRSSRAGLQFPVGRVHRLLRKGNYAERVGAGAPVYLAAVLEYLTAEILELAGNAARDNKKTRIIPRHLQLAIRNDEELNKLLGKVTIAQGGVLPNIQAVLLPKKTESHHKAKGK comes from the coding sequence ATGTCTGGACGTGGCAAGCAGGGAGGCAAAGCCCGCGCTAAGGCCAAGACCCGCTCTTCTAGGGCCGGTCTCCAGTTCCCCGTGGGCCGAGTGCACCGCCTGCTCCGCAAAGGCAACTATGCCGAGCGGGTCGGGGCCGGCGCGCCGGTGTATCTGGCAGCGGTGCTGGAGTACCTGACCGCCGAGATCCTGGAACTGGCGGGCAACGCGGCCCGCGACAACAAGAAGACCCGTATCATCCCGCGTCACCTCCAACTGGCCATCCGCAACGACGAGGAGCTCAACAAGCTGCTGGGCAAAGTCACCATCGCACAGGGCGGTGTCCTGCCCAACATTCAGGCCGTGCTACTGCCCAAAAAGACTGAGAGCCATCACAAGGCGAAGGGCAAGTAA
- the H4C9 gene encoding histone H4 yields MSGRGKGGKGLGKGGAKRHRKVLRDNIQGITKPAIRRLARRGGVKRISGLIYEETRGVLKVFLENVIRDAVTYTEHAKRKTVTAMDVVYALKRQGRTLYGFGG; encoded by the coding sequence ATGTCAGGACGCGGCAAAGGAGGTAAGGGCCTGGGGAAAGGGGGTGCCAAGCGCCACCGCAAGGTGCTGCGCGACAACATCCAGGGTATCACCAAGCCAGCCATTCGGCGCCTTGCTCGCCGCGGCGGCGTGAAGCGCATTTCTGGCCTCATCTATGAGGAGACCCGCGGAGTGCTGAAGGTGTTCCTGGAGAACGTGATCCGGGACGCCGTGACCTACACGGAGCACGCCAAGCGCAAGACGGTCACCGCCATGGACGTGGTCTACGCGCTCAAGCGCCAGGGCCGCACCCTCTATGGCTTCGGCGGCTAA